One stretch of Argiope bruennichi chromosome 3, qqArgBrue1.1, whole genome shotgun sequence DNA includes these proteins:
- the LOC129963395 gene encoding MOG interacting and ectopic P-granules protein 1-like, whose product MSCVDSEGKVSETDIGKNCSNEEVNKGKPCIDFQPDERWQIKEDAENHENVPNSKVNDINCSNGRRSQRLRSARSKDSSIVNGEAEGSNSDNDVIRNTNDESNVSLTDASDKEKMNSKRKQSDIEAELNSIQQSDNTSKKMKLNEAESTGDNEKCNGDTSTENCDTADVTDSNEKVTVPDHSSLTCIAPEESGNNSTDLNNSVEIVENENKESTSSENSCTSETKSLEVLDKAADDIKIKQEKDNDGESKSKETNYDADIEIISVTSKKVENDPDIQIINVDETESKSVVSEFPNYNSCDSDVSLTAGFPYYNSLKEKINGFKAGEYKPVKFPHTGTLLLAENEVIIESPSLLVPLLIKESDEFPKPGEGKKDNGDSSTIVKPNVISKKNFFQSSVGQFLINLGMSRVEEWYHRDMKRSKLKQLKSNKPSEEDLEKTVEFHEKRHNELKEINAAFNFRIRQCRHCNYKTESLLVMDGHLLTPHLSQRREFKCNFCVFLTRDPEQIKFHFEAMHGKKAIMEAEIPFYECIFCSFQTNLKTKINGHMNRCRKHFIPSQNLAPPFDFEFPGVTTKPVTIADVIGHRRLLLNSASAKNRQPMLEDANSAYARKKLASVLNKLSVPNAFDDSKNPNLMKQLMKNQTQLPPISAASNIQLPPGIVITRPRGTPIQQMQPVVRYPQPRGIQTIRGQVPRPRGPPYNSNITSAASHLASAGISITPVSRTSILPRTTPVGSIRNVTLTPISTASNRTVSPKPGPPQPVALFTNMAGSTGLLGQPQARLPVNVNIRQLRPAAPYQRLNTPPSQVVKGSSGNTFVVCEICDAYIKDLEELRTHMNWVHKVKIHPKMLVSRPPLNCQKCQWRFFTDQGLERHLLGAHGLVTTNMQEMANKNQDGGRCIICGAVFTYKLVSHMTQVHKVTLKPAHLSYKCTVCTATFTLYRLFESHVYNVHSGSAKRPADDSASEPPAKKIADDSAPKRCKECNVVTENMHEHVIKKHIKNCSVKLCRIEKCKKCLYSSDEMILIRMSDFGIDEDDSGDDSDSSDDSSDEDEDTKT is encoded by the coding sequence ATGAGCTGTGTAGATTCAGAAGGAAAAGTGTCTGAAACTGATATAGGAAAAAATTGTAGTAATGAAGAAGTTAATAAAGGCAAGCCTTGTATTGATTTCCAACCTGATGAAAGATGGCAAATCAAAGAAGATGCTGAAAATCATGAAAATGTGCCAAATTCCAAAGTCAATGATATTAACTGTTCGAATGGGCGTAGATCACAGAGACTTCGAAGTGCAAGATCAAAGGATTCGTCAATTGTTAATGGAGAAGCAGAAGGGTCAAATTCAGATAATGATGTAATTAGAAATACTAATGATGAATCAAATGTATCTCTTACAGATGCGTCTGACAAAGAGAAGATGAATAGTAAACGGAAGCAATCTGATATTGAGGCAGAATTAAATAGTATTCAGCAATCTGataatacttctaaaaaaatgaaattgaatgagGCAGAAAGTACTGGTGATAACGAAAAGTGTAATGGAGATACAAGTACTGAAAATTGTGATACAGCTGATGTAACAGATTCGAATGAAAAAGTAACTGTGCCTGATCATTCTTCTTTAACTTGTATTGCTCCTGAAGAATCAGGAAATAATTCTACTGACTTGAATAATTCTGTggaaattgttgaaaatgaaaataaagaatctaCAAGTTCTGAGAATTCATGTACAAGTGAGACGAAGAGCTTGGAAGTTCTTGATAAAGCAGcggatgatataaaaattaagcaagagaAAGATAATGATGGAGAAAGCAAAAGTAAGGAAACTAATTATGATGCTGACATTGAAATTATCAGTGTAACTAGTAAGAAAGTTGAAAATGACCCAGATATTCAAATCATAAATGTAGATGAAACTGAGTCTAAATCTGTTGTTTCTGAATTTCCCAACTATAATTCTTGTGATAGTGATGTTAGTCTCACAGCAGGATTTccatattataattctttaaaagaaaaaattaatggatttaaaGCTGGTGAATATAAACCTGTAAAATTTCCTCATACAGGTACTTTACTTCTTGCTGAAAATGAAGTCATTATAGAAAGTCCATCTCTACTTGTGCCCTTGCTTATAAAAGAGAGTGATGAATTTCCAAAACCAGGAGAAGGAAAAAAAGACAATGGGGATAGTTCTACCATCGTTAAACCAAATGTgatttccaagaaaaatttctttcagagTTCAGTTGggcaatttcttataaatttaggTATGAGTAGGGTTGAAGAATGGTATCACAGAGATATGAAACGTtctaaattaaagcaattaaaatcaaataaaccatcTGAAGAGGATTTAGAAAAGACTGTTGAATTCCATGAAAAGCGGCATAATGAATTAAAGGAAATCAATGCCGCATTTAATTTTCGAATTCGCCAGTGTAGGCATTGTAATTACAAAACTGAATCTCTATTAGTTATGGATGGCCATTTATTGACCCCTCATTTAAGTCAAAGAAGAGAATTTAAATGTAACTTTTGTGTATTTTTGACTAGAGACCCtgagcaaataaaatttcattttgaagctaTGCATGGGAAAAAGGCAATAATGGAAGCAGAAATACCTTTTTATGAAtgtatattttgttcttttcaaacgaatttaaaaacaaaaattaatggtCATATGAATCGTTGCCGTAAGCATTTTATTCCTTCACAAAATTTGGCACCTccttttgattttgaatttccaGGTGTTACAACAAAACCAGTCACAATAGCTGATGTCATTGGTCATAGAAGACTGTTACTCAACTCAGCTTCAGCCAAAAACAGACAACCCATGTTAGAAGATGCCAACAGTGCCTATGCAAGGAAGAAACTTGCatctgtattaaataaattatcagttcCAAATGCTTTTGATGATTCCAAAAATCCCAATTTGATGAAACAGTTGATGAAAAATCAAACTCAACTACCTCCAATATCAGCAGCATCTAATATACAATTACCTCCTGGTATTGTAATAACAAGACCAAGAGGCACACCAATTCAACAGATGCAGCCTGTTGTGAGGTATCCTCAACCAAGAGGAATTCAAACTATACGTGGTCAAGTCCCAAGACCTCGTGGGCCTCCATATAATAGCAATATTACATCTGCAGCATCACATTTAGCTTCTGCTGGTATATCAATAACACCTGTTTCTAGAACCTCAATCCTTCCTCGAACCACCCCAGTTGGAAGTATAAGGAATGTTACTTTAACGCCAATTAGCACTGCCTCAAATCGAACTGTTTCACCAAAGCCTGGACCTCCTCAACCTGTTGCTTTGTTTACAAATATGGCTGGATCTACTGGACTATTAGGCCAACCACAAGCTCGGTTACCTGTAAATGTGAACATAAGACAGTTGAGACCAGCTGCACCTTATCAGCGACTGAACACTCCTCCGTCTCAAGTTGTTAAAGGTAGTTCCGGCAATACATTTGTTGTTTGTGAAATTTGTGATGCCTATATCAAAGATCTTGAGGAATTAAGGACACATATGAATTGGGtacataaagtaaaaattcaCCCAAAAATGCTTGTAAGTAGACCCCCTTTGAATTGTCAAAAATGTCAGTGGAGGTTTTTCACAGATCAGGGACTTGAGCGGCATTTACTTGGTGCTCATGGTTTGGTTACCACCAATATGCAAGAAATGGCCAACAAAAATCAAGATGGTGGAAGATGTATCATATGTGGTGCTGTGTTTACATACAAATTGGTATCTCACATGACTCAGGTCCATAAAGTAACTCTTAAACCTGCTCATTTGTCTTATAAATGTACTGTTTGCACTGCCACTTTTACACTGTATAGATTGTTTGAGAGCCATGTGTATAATGTTCATAGTGGTTCTGCGAAGCGTCCTGCTGATGATTCTGCATCTGAACCTCCAGCTAAAAAGATTGCAGATGATTCTGCTCCAAAGCGTTGTAAAGAATGTAATGTTGTTACTGAAAATATGCATGAACATGTCATAaagaaacacataaaaaattGTTCTGTGAAATTATGCCGCATTGAAAAGTGTAAAAAATGCTTGTATTCATCAGATGAGATGATATTAATTCGAATGTCTGATTTTGGTATCGATGAAGATGATAGTGGTGATGATTCTGATTCTTCTGATGACTCCTCTGATGAAGATGAGGACACAAAGACTTGA